A genomic window from Acidobacteriota bacterium includes:
- the moaC gene encoding cyclic pyranopterin monophosphate synthase MoaC: MPFTHLDEEGRARMVDVSAKPVTTRAAVASGFVRMSAATIEAIRHQQTPKGDPFEVARIAGIMAAKRTAELIPLCHPLPLNYADVQLEIGDEGIAITATTRIDSKTGVEMEALTAVAVAALTLYDMCKAIDKSMVISDIRLESKTGGISGDYQRETQP; encoded by the coding sequence ATGCCGTTTACCCATTTAGATGAAGAAGGTCGGGCGCGCATGGTTGATGTGAGCGCCAAACCTGTGACCACGCGCGCGGCGGTTGCCAGTGGCTTTGTGCGCATGTCGGCAGCGACCATCGAAGCGATTCGCCATCAGCAAACCCCGAAAGGCGACCCGTTTGAAGTGGCGCGCATCGCTGGCATCATGGCTGCCAAACGCACTGCCGAACTCATTCCGCTTTGTCACCCGTTGCCGTTGAATTATGCCGATGTGCAATTGGAAATTGGTGATGAGGGCATTGCAATAACTGCCACGACGCGCATCGACAGTAAAACCGGCGTCGAAATGGAAGCCTTGACGGCGGTCGCCGTCGCGGCGCTTACGCTTTACGATATGTGCAAAGCGATTGATAAAAGCATGGTGATTTCAGACATTCGATTGGAATCCAAAACCGGTGGTATTTCGGGAGATTATCAGAGAGAAACTCAGCCGTGA
- a CDS encoding CheR family methyltransferase: protein MSRKHHSHLNEIEQAIASHFGWKITDEWREKLALEVKRKAEKLQVDEAEYCLKAAHTTAELEVLADLLSHNETRFFREREQIHTLSQQVIPQLIAARAPEKILNVWSAACSTGEEAYTIAMLICEAIPANEKWQVHILATDLRGKAILTAMRGAYPASALVLIDPLLRERYFSTAAGNGQGSLLGYEQSFDVVRELKEWVTFRRANLYDQNFWRSLRQQFDLIVCNNLLMHFHPIGVHQTVERLAKSLNRGGVLTVIKGEGMFIDHSSLKRDQAFPGNFFVKK from the coding sequence GTGAGCCGTAAACATCATTCTCACCTCAACGAAATCGAACAGGCGATTGCCTCACACTTCGGCTGGAAAATTACCGATGAGTGGCGCGAGAAATTAGCCCTTGAAGTCAAACGCAAAGCCGAAAAGTTACAGGTTGATGAAGCCGAGTATTGTTTGAAAGCCGCGCATACGACTGCCGAACTCGAAGTGCTTGCCGATTTGCTCTCGCATAATGAAACCCGTTTTTTCCGCGAACGTGAACAGATTCATACGCTCAGCCAGCAAGTGATTCCACAATTGATTGCCGCGCGCGCGCCGGAAAAAATTTTGAATGTCTGGAGCGCGGCGTGTTCAACCGGCGAAGAGGCGTACACCATTGCTATGCTGATTTGCGAAGCCATTCCTGCGAATGAAAAATGGCAAGTGCATATTCTGGCAACCGACCTGCGCGGCAAAGCGATACTCACCGCAATGCGTGGCGCGTACCCGGCATCGGCTCTGGTATTGATTGATCCGCTGCTGCGCGAACGTTATTTTTCAACGGCTGCGGGTAACGGGCAGGGAAGTCTGCTCGGTTACGAGCAATCATTCGATGTCGTGAGAGAGTTGAAAGAGTGGGTTACCTTTCGTCGCGCCAATCTCTATGATCAGAATTTCTGGCGGAGTTTGCGCCAGCAGTTTGATTTGATCGTTTGTAATAATTTGCTGATGCACTTTCATCCGATAGGCGTTCATCAGACCGTCGAACGGCTCGCCAAATCATTAAATCGCGGCGGCGTATTGACCGTCATCAAAGGCGAAGGGATGTTCATCGACCATTCAAGCCTGAAACGTGACCAGGCATTTCCCGGCAACTTTTTCGTGAAAAAATAA
- a CDS encoding glucoamylase family protein, translating into MLPIKLAFILTIFFAVSSLCFAQQSFPPIDYPERFKISKADDAFLEDLSRRSFQYFIDHANPENGLVLDRARSDGSPLPDSHPSKNIASTASTGFGLTGLCIAAERGWISDKEARERIRKTLRFFAGQAFNEKGWFYHWLDPSSGERRWQSEISSIDTTLLLGGILTARQKFKTDAEIVRLATLIYERIDFAWMQNGRLTLTMGWRPESGFLESRWDQFSEHLMLDLLAIGSPTHPSDARMWYAWRRDWLTFAGYTYITGAPLFVQQFSHAWVDFRGRSESAPPYVDYFANSIAATRAHREFCMSLNKLGFTGYSENLWGITASDSQKGYISWGGPPLDPATDGTVVPYAAGGSLMFAPDICLAALKEMKAKFGDKIYGRYGFVDAFNPQTGWVNSDVIGIDVGITLLSAENLRSGKVWKWFMQNREIHEAMRQVGLKKNR; encoded by the coding sequence ATGCTGCCAATCAAACTTGCGTTCATTCTCACTATTTTTTTTGCGGTAAGCAGTCTCTGTTTTGCCCAACAATCTTTTCCACCCATCGACTATCCTGAGCGCTTCAAAATCTCGAAAGCCGATGATGCCTTTCTCGAAGATTTATCGCGCCGCAGTTTTCAATACTTCATAGACCATGCAAATCCTGAAAATGGTCTGGTGCTTGACCGCGCCCGCAGCGATGGTTCGCCATTGCCCGATTCCCATCCGAGTAAAAACATCGCCAGCACGGCGTCAACCGGTTTCGGATTGACAGGGTTGTGCATCGCCGCTGAGCGCGGCTGGATTAGCGATAAAGAGGCGCGTGAACGAATTCGCAAGACGTTACGGTTTTTCGCCGGTCAGGCATTCAATGAAAAAGGCTGGTTTTATCACTGGCTCGACCCGTCAAGCGGCGAACGGCGCTGGCAAAGCGAAATCTCTTCGATAGACACGACGCTTTTGCTGGGCGGCATATTAACTGCCAGACAGAAATTCAAAACCGATGCGGAAATCGTCAGACTGGCGACCTTGATTTACGAGCGCATTGATTTCGCGTGGATGCAAAACGGCAGGTTGACCTTGACGATGGGCTGGAGACCGGAAAGCGGTTTTCTCGAAAGTCGCTGGGATCAGTTCAGCGAACATTTGATGCTGGATTTACTGGCAATCGGTTCGCCGACGCACCCATCTGATGCGCGTATGTGGTATGCGTGGCGACGCGATTGGCTAACCTTTGCGGGATACACCTACATCACCGGTGCGCCGCTTTTCGTGCAACAATTTTCACACGCCTGGGTCGATTTTCGCGGCAGAAGCGAATCCGCGCCGCCTTATGTTGACTACTTCGCCAACTCAATCGCGGCGACCCGCGCTCATCGGGAATTTTGCATGAGCCTCAATAAACTCGGGTTTACCGGTTACTCGGAAAATCTGTGGGGCATCACGGCATCCGATAGCCAGAAAGGTTACATCTCCTGGGGCGGTCCGCCGCTTGACCCGGCAACCGATGGCACGGTTGTGCCTTACGCGGCGGGCGGTTCATTGATGTTCGCGCCGGATATTTGCCTTGCGGCGCTTAAAGAGATGAAAGCAAAATTCGGCGATAAAATTTATGGCAGATACGGATTCGTCGATGCTTTCAATCCGCAAACCGGCTGGGTGAACTCGGATGTGATTGGTATCGATGTCGGCATCACCTTACTGAGCGCCGAAAATTTACGCAGCGGCAAGGTGTGGAAATGGTTTATGCAAAATCGGGAAATCCATGAAGCGATGCGACAAGTCGGGTTGAAAAAAAATCGTTGA